In Selenomonadales bacterium, a single window of DNA contains:
- the rnhA gene encoding ribonuclease HI — translation MKQKEPSPLFSLKEVVIYTDGACSGNPGPGGWGAVLMSGDRRKELQGAEAQTTNNRMELRAAVEALAALKTQCAVTLYSDSAYLINAFQQNWLGRWEQNGWLTSKKQPVENKDLWRELVALSKKHRITWVKVKGHAGNKENERCDALAREAISQLERH, via the coding sequence GTGAAACAAAAAGAACCGTCCCCTTTGTTTTCTCTGAAAGAAGTAGTCATCTACACAGACGGTGCTTGCTCAGGTAATCCCGGCCCGGGCGGGTGGGGGGCTGTCCTAATGAGCGGGGACAGGCGCAAGGAGCTGCAGGGAGCAGAAGCCCAAACCACGAACAACCGAATGGAGCTTAGAGCCGCAGTCGAGGCGTTAGCCGCCCTTAAAACGCAGTGTGCGGTGACGCTTTATAGCGACAGCGCTTATCTAATTAACGCTTTTCAGCAGAACTGGCTGGGAAGGTGGGAGCAAAACGGCTGGCTCACCAGTAAGAAGCAGCCGGTGGAAAACAAGGACCTTTGGCGAGAACTCGTTGCCCTTAGCAAGAAACACCGCATCACGTGGGTGAAGGTTAAGGGTCATGCCGGCAATAAAGAGAACGAACGCTGTGATGCACTAGCGCGAGAAGCGATTTCCCAGCTAGAAAGGCATTGA
- a CDS encoding ferrous iron transport protein A — MNMSDLRRGDTAVVRKIIDELVRAQAIRFGIAEGALFAVEEVLPHGPVIVRRGTMRYAIGRNLARQIEVERTAAKAKKHA, encoded by the coding sequence ATGAATATGAGTGACCTAAGGCGGGGAGACACGGCAGTAGTTCGCAAGATTATCGACGAGCTAGTGCGTGCGCAGGCTATACGCTTCGGCATCGCCGAGGGCGCGTTGTTTGCCGTGGAAGAAGTGTTGCCGCATGGCCCTGTGATTGTGAGGCGCGGCACCATGCGCTATGCCATCGGCAGAAACCTTGCCCGCCAAATAGAAGTCGAACGTACCGCTGCGAAGGCCAAGAAACATGCGTAG
- the feoB gene encoding ferrous iron transport protein B, with protein MRSSKQHGAARTATGRPQRVVLVGNPNCGKSALFNALTGLYVDVSNFPGTTVELTQARMGDYMLIDTPGVYGISAFNDEERVTRDVCLTADIIVNVVNATHLERDLFLTLQCIDLNLPVVVAVNMLDEAKAQGLVVDLAVLSKQLGVPVVGTVAVESKGLKELKSALACPKTGNLGPYLEPDITRLLGRIKTRGEALLYLEDDIDVAARYGLKPPGSREKIYLARRERVNEIVRTVVKERMVGSSFARTLGLLMLRPITGILMLLATLYAMFHIIGVFVAGTVVGITEETIMLGIYEPAVRGFVERFVSEGTAVHTLLVGEFGLLTMTATYVLGLLLPLVVGFYLLLAILEDSGYLPRIAALLDRALTAIGLNGRAVIPLILGFGCVTMAAITTRLLGTSRERLIAVALLAITIPCSAQLGVIVGLIAPLGAQYVTIYVATIFLVFVVIGFFLNKLLPGKSSDLLIDLPPLRLPRLSNVMKKTLNKSYLFLIEATPMFAVGALLISGMQLTGVLTALENLLAPLTAGWLELPKEAAAAFIMGIIRRDFGAAGLADMSLTAAQTLVAMVTITLFVPCIAAVLVMFKERNVKEGLLLWASSFTVAFLVGGLVAKLVI; from the coding sequence ATGCGTAGCAGCAAGCAACACGGCGCAGCGCGTACAGCAACAGGTCGCCCGCAACGCGTAGTCTTAGTGGGGAACCCTAACTGCGGCAAGTCAGCGCTGTTTAACGCGCTGACCGGTCTTTATGTCGATGTGTCAAACTTCCCCGGCACCACCGTGGAGCTAACACAGGCGCGCATGGGGGACTACATGCTTATAGATACGCCGGGTGTATACGGAATTTCGGCTTTTAACGACGAAGAGAGAGTGACGCGCGACGTTTGCCTCACCGCCGACATCATCGTCAATGTAGTGAACGCAACCCACCTTGAGCGCGACCTCTTCCTGACGTTACAGTGCATAGACCTAAATCTCCCCGTTGTCGTTGCGGTAAACATGCTAGATGAGGCCAAGGCGCAGGGCTTAGTTGTAGACCTAGCGGTGCTGTCTAAACAGCTTGGTGTGCCCGTAGTAGGTACGGTCGCAGTAGAAAGTAAAGGGCTGAAAGAGCTAAAGTCAGCATTGGCCTGCCCTAAGACCGGTAATCTCGGCCCGTACTTAGAACCCGATATCACTCGCCTTCTGGGGCGAATAAAAACCCGCGGTGAAGCGCTACTCTATCTTGAAGACGACATAGATGTTGCGGCACGGTACGGCCTAAAACCCCCCGGTAGCAGGGAGAAAATCTACCTGGCGCGCCGTGAACGCGTAAACGAAATTGTCCGCACCGTAGTTAAGGAGCGGATGGTTGGTTCTAGCTTCGCTCGGACATTAGGGCTGCTGATGCTAAGGCCCATTACAGGCATACTCATGTTGTTGGCCACACTATACGCTATGTTCCACATTATCGGCGTCTTTGTGGCCGGCACGGTGGTCGGCATCACCGAAGAAACCATCATGCTAGGCATATACGAGCCGGCGGTGCGCGGGTTTGTAGAGCGCTTCGTAAGCGAAGGTACAGCAGTACACACGCTGCTCGTCGGTGAGTTTGGGCTCCTCACTATGACGGCGACGTATGTCTTGGGACTCTTACTCCCCCTAGTGGTCGGCTTTTATCTTCTTTTGGCTATACTTGAGGACTCCGGGTATCTGCCGCGCATCGCCGCTCTGCTAGACCGCGCTCTGACTGCCATAGGTCTAAACGGGCGAGCAGTAATCCCGCTAATTCTTGGCTTCGGATGCGTGACTATGGCCGCAATCACCACGCGCCTCCTTGGCACTTCGCGCGAACGGCTGATTGCCGTGGCACTCCTAGCCATTACTATTCCTTGCTCGGCGCAGTTAGGAGTTATAGTCGGCCTTATTGCCCCATTGGGCGCGCAGTATGTGACTATTTACGTGGCGACAATCTTTCTGGTCTTTGTCGTCATCGGCTTCTTCCTCAACAAGCTCCTGCCGGGTAAGTCCTCAGACCTGCTCATTGATTTGCCCCCATTGCGTTTGCCTCGCTTGAGCAATGTCATGAAGAAAACCCTAAACAAGTCCTACTTGTTTCTCATAGAAGCTACGCCGATGTTTGCTGTAGGGGCGCTCTTGATTAGCGGCATGCAGCTCACGGGTGTCCTCACCGCCTTGGAGAACTTATTGGCACCGCTAACAGCAGGCTGGCTCGAGCTACCTAAGGAGGCAGCGGCTGCGTTTATTATGGGCATAATTCGCCGCGACTTTGGCGCAGCAGGTCTGGCAGACATGAGTCTTACTGCCGCGCAAACGCTAGTGGCCATGGTTACCATTACCCTCTTTGTCCCCTGCATTGCCGCAGTCTTAGTAATGTTTAAAGAACGCAACGTCAAGGAGGGCCTTCTGCTCTGGGCAAGTTCCTTCACCGTAGCTTTCCTCGTCGGCGGCCTCGTCGCTAAGTTGGTGATTTAG
- a CDS encoding DUF1904 family protein, giving the protein MPRLQFYALPLPLVRDVSKGLVDELATLMGVAREHFVLECVDSTFIYDGAVKEGFPYVEVHCFDRGAEVFDRTAETITRRLQALGIPSVDVTFRPLLRRHYYEDGKPLG; this is encoded by the coding sequence TTGCCTAGATTGCAGTTCTATGCTCTGCCGTTACCGCTGGTGAGAGACGTAAGCAAGGGATTAGTAGATGAACTAGCTACGCTGATGGGCGTCGCACGGGAGCACTTCGTTCTGGAATGTGTAGACTCCACCTTTATCTATGACGGCGCAGTGAAGGAAGGTTTCCCCTATGTGGAGGTGCACTGCTTTGACCGCGGTGCCGAGGTCTTTGACCGCACGGCAGAAACAATAACCCGCCGCCTGCAGGCGCTAGGCATACCTAGCGTAGACGTGACTTTCCGTCCACTACTTAGGCGGCACTACTACGAGGACGGCAAACCCTTAGGGTAG
- a CDS encoding amidohydrolase codes for MKAFDVTGAVGAVGGEIIAWRRHLHAHPELGYEEVETAAFVARLLRSFGLEVVEGVGGTGVLALLQGEAGGEGRCIALRADMDALPVTEETNLPFASRYPGKMHACGHDGHTAMLLGVAKVLSLHRQDFAGTVKFFFQPAEECAPEGGAKGMIAAGVMENPKVDYVFALHVWPELPLGKVGVKTGALMSASDRVRIRIQGKGGHGAAPHQAVDAVVVACQVVSALQTVVSRQVDPLEPVVLTIGSIHAGQRYNVIAPTAELDGTVRTQNEALRSALPSRITKLAQATAEAFGAEAEVNYEFGYPTLYNHPRAVEVVRSAVTEVLGEEALVEMARPSMGGEDFAYFLDLANGAMFWLGCRSPRTPDAPIHNGKFDFDEDALAVGSRVLVQAALNALKEV; via the coding sequence ATGAAGGCTTTTGATGTTACGGGAGCTGTTGGGGCAGTCGGAGGAGAAATAATCGCTTGGCGGAGACATCTCCATGCTCATCCGGAACTAGGCTATGAGGAAGTAGAAACGGCGGCTTTTGTCGCGCGACTGCTGCGCAGCTTTGGTCTCGAAGTTGTAGAAGGTGTGGGCGGCACGGGCGTATTGGCGCTGCTCCAAGGCGAGGCCGGAGGTGAGGGCCGCTGCATAGCGCTACGCGCCGATATGGATGCATTGCCCGTTACCGAAGAGACCAATCTACCCTTTGCTTCGCGTTACCCCGGCAAGATGCACGCCTGTGGGCATGACGGGCACACCGCTATGTTGCTAGGCGTAGCCAAAGTGCTGTCCCTCCACCGCCAGGATTTTGCCGGCACAGTTAAGTTCTTTTTCCAACCCGCGGAAGAGTGCGCGCCGGAAGGCGGCGCGAAGGGCATGATTGCGGCGGGGGTAATGGAGAACCCAAAGGTAGATTACGTGTTTGCGCTACACGTCTGGCCGGAGCTGCCGCTTGGCAAAGTCGGGGTTAAAACCGGCGCCCTGATGTCGGCTTCAGACCGGGTACGTATACGCATTCAAGGGAAAGGCGGCCACGGCGCGGCACCACACCAGGCTGTCGATGCGGTGGTGGTAGCCTGCCAAGTAGTTTCGGCACTACAGACTGTCGTCAGCCGACAAGTCGACCCACTAGAACCCGTTGTCTTAACCATCGGCAGTATCCACGCCGGGCAGCGCTATAATGTCATCGCCCCGACAGCCGAGCTTGACGGTACAGTGCGGACTCAGAACGAGGCCTTACGCAGCGCGCTGCCTAGCCGCATCACTAAACTAGCGCAGGCTACCGCAGAGGCTTTTGGAGCAGAGGCAGAAGTCAACTACGAGTTTGGGTACCCCACCTTGTACAATCATCCGCGCGCTGTGGAGGTAGTACGTAGCGCTGTGACAGAGGTGCTAGGCGAGGAAGCGTTAGTAGAAATGGCGCGGCCGTCTATGGGTGGAGAGGACTTTGCCTATTTCCTAGACTTAGCTAACGGAGCCATGTTCTGGCTCGGATGTCGCAGTCCGAGAACGCCTGACGCGCCTATCCATAACGGCAAGTTCGACTTCGATGAAGATGCGCTCGCAGTGGGAAGTAGGGTATTGGTGCAGGCCGCACTTAATGCTCTTAAGGAGGTATAG
- a CDS encoding transcriptional regulator, whose translation MGSKKRERLAHIMEVFSQQGRITAQELATNFGSSRRTVYRYMETLKRQGVGVEACPGSHGGFRLSPPDMSKLLTSEEYRALLMAACIVAEHNLLPYGDHLATAMDKVKQSLGAEQWREVRDTMPDVSVYVGQLADYERLADVLEQLTVAIADKAGIVITYYALHRDSEQNRQIDPYHLFHQGGAWYVAGYCHWRKDVRTFRVDRIRALEREDRTFVRPKNFSLDRYLGCAWSMMRGERQNVVVKFFPPASRLVAETAWHRTQKITSLPDGTILFSADVDGLDEIMRWVLTYGDCAEVISPPELRAAITERLLGAAARYSSTDPSGGQAEQESACGQH comes from the coding sequence ATGGGAAGCAAGAAGAGAGAACGACTAGCGCACATCATGGAAGTGTTCTCGCAGCAGGGTCGCATTACGGCGCAGGAACTGGCCACGAACTTTGGCAGTAGCCGTCGCACGGTATACCGCTATATGGAGACACTTAAGCGCCAAGGTGTAGGTGTCGAGGCCTGCCCGGGTAGTCACGGGGGATTCCGGTTAAGCCCGCCTGATATGTCCAAGCTCCTGACAAGCGAGGAGTATCGCGCGCTACTTATGGCCGCGTGTATCGTGGCGGAGCATAACCTGCTGCCCTATGGCGACCACTTGGCGACGGCCATGGATAAAGTTAAGCAGTCGCTAGGCGCCGAGCAGTGGCGCGAAGTGCGGGACACAATGCCTGATGTTTCCGTGTACGTTGGGCAACTAGCCGACTACGAGCGACTTGCGGATGTGCTGGAGCAACTTACCGTAGCTATCGCCGACAAGGCAGGTATAGTCATCACCTATTACGCGCTACACCGTGACAGTGAACAGAACAGGCAGATAGACCCCTATCACTTGTTTCACCAAGGTGGAGCCTGGTATGTGGCGGGTTACTGCCATTGGCGTAAAGATGTTCGCACTTTCCGCGTGGACCGTATTAGAGCACTAGAGCGCGAAGACCGCACTTTCGTGCGGCCCAAAAACTTTAGCCTAGATCGGTACCTAGGCTGCGCTTGGAGCATGATGCGGGGTGAGAGACAAAACGTCGTCGTTAAGTTCTTTCCCCCGGCCTCGCGGCTTGTTGCGGAAACTGCTTGGCATCGGACGCAGAAAATTACCTCTCTGCCCGATGGAACTATCCTCTTCTCCGCGGATGTCGATGGATTAGACGAGATTATGCGCTGGGTGCTCACCTATGGAGATTGCGCCGAAGTAATAAGCCCTCCGGAGCTCCGCGCCGCGATTACAGAGCGTCTGCTCGGGGCGGCAGCGCGCTATTCTAGTACAGATCCTTCCGGCGGTCAGGCAGAACAGGAAAGCGCGTGCGGGCAACATTGA
- a CDS encoding carbon-nitrogen family hydrolase: protein MWINAGLVQIDVVKGNKNANMQRIRALISSVFNRQIILLPELWNTGYDLARKHELAEDLSGDSVAFMIDIAREKSAFVGGSILRRSESQVLNTFVLVNARGIVATYDKVHLFKRMEEDLYLAPGQRFTTVDLGFAKAGLAVCYDLRFPEMFREYIDRDVNMILLVAQWPTARYEHWCTLTRARAIENQCFLLACNRVGGETHLEFNGGSMAIDPWGVILAEGSREEGVVTAEMNLNHINVARTRFPVLPDRRKDLY from the coding sequence ATGTGGATTAACGCAGGTCTCGTGCAAATCGACGTAGTCAAGGGAAACAAAAACGCCAATATGCAGCGCATTAGGGCGCTCATATCAAGCGTCTTCAACCGGCAGATTATCCTCCTGCCCGAGCTATGGAACACCGGTTACGATTTGGCGCGCAAGCACGAACTCGCCGAAGACCTCTCGGGTGACAGCGTGGCCTTCATGATCGACATTGCGAGGGAGAAATCGGCATTTGTGGGGGGCTCCATCTTGCGGCGGAGCGAGTCGCAGGTGCTAAACACGTTTGTACTCGTAAACGCTAGGGGAATCGTAGCTACCTACGACAAGGTGCACTTGTTTAAGCGCATGGAGGAGGACCTCTACCTTGCACCGGGCCAAAGGTTTACGACCGTTGACCTAGGGTTTGCCAAAGCCGGGCTGGCCGTCTGCTATGACTTGCGCTTCCCCGAGATGTTTCGGGAATACATCGACCGCGACGTCAACATGATTCTCTTGGTGGCACAGTGGCCAACTGCGCGTTATGAGCACTGGTGTACACTGACGCGCGCCCGCGCGATAGAGAATCAATGTTTCCTTTTAGCGTGCAACCGTGTGGGCGGGGAAACACACCTTGAGTTCAATGGTGGGTCTATGGCCATTGACCCTTGGGGAGTAATCTTGGCCGAAGGTAGTCGGGAAGAAGGCGTGGTGACGGCGGAGATGAACCTTAACCACATCAATGTTGCCCGCACGCGCTTTCCTGTTCTGCCTGACCGCCGGAAGGATCTGTACTAG
- a CDS encoding DUF368 domain-containing protein, with product MTGVIQGLILGFIIVLPGMSGGTVFLMMGLYENLVADLVRLRLKRYLPLLGGMLLGIFISGVIFARIFALYRDITVTVLLGSLLASVRSVLAASPTLSWKRALFLGVGLVVGLLLGVEPLDIRQATGAINPLTLIVGGALGTAAMVLPGVPGSSVLIIMGIYDSLIYALSVLAVVPLLWFLLGSVAGLFLPAHVLDRLYARYHDLVSYFFAGLIVGSSRALLPNTYDFILVPFFLLGFALVWWWSGRQGQPRAEGETT from the coding sequence ATGACAGGTGTCATACAAGGACTTATCCTTGGGTTTATTATAGTTTTGCCCGGCATGAGCGGCGGCACAGTATTCTTAATGATGGGCCTCTACGAGAACCTAGTTGCCGACTTAGTGCGCTTGCGCCTAAAGCGTTACCTGCCTCTCTTGGGTGGCATGTTGCTCGGCATCTTCATAAGCGGCGTAATTTTTGCCAGGATTTTTGCCTTGTATCGCGACATTACGGTTACCGTCCTACTAGGCTCACTGCTAGCTTCAGTTCGCTCCGTCCTGGCGGCCTCCCCCACACTTTCCTGGAAACGCGCGCTGTTCCTTGGCGTAGGCCTAGTAGTTGGACTACTGCTCGGTGTAGAGCCGCTCGACATCAGGCAGGCGACCGGTGCTATCAATCCCTTAACGCTAATTGTCGGTGGTGCGCTCGGGACTGCGGCCATGGTGTTGCCGGGAGTCCCCGGCAGTTCTGTGTTAATCATTATGGGCATTTACGATTCGTTGATTTACGCACTAAGCGTGCTGGCTGTCGTCCCACTCCTTTGGTTCCTGCTAGGTAGCGTGGCCGGATTATTCTTGCCAGCCCACGTGCTAGATAGGCTCTACGCGCGCTATCATGACTTAGTATCTTACTTTTTTGCCGGACTTATCGTCGGGTCGTCGCGTGCCCTACTGCCTAACACTTATGACTTCATACTCGTGCCGTTCTTCCTGCTCGGCTTCGCCTTGGTATGGTGGTGGAGCGGCAGGCAAGGGCAGCCCCGAGCCGAAGGAGAGACAACATGA
- a CDS encoding TIGR01906 family membrane protein: MRVLTPALGVLLAVCTLLLCVTLALHWVTFDLDFYESKYEWLAVPESLQVDMPTLMGYTRALLDYLAGHRDTPNVEATVRGRSGPLYGERELLHLVDVRNLYALSWQVRNLSLIAALCVVYVAYKGRHLVRLLRAYAKASAAVIIGLLGLTGLAILDFPRYFTWFHLISFDNDLWLLDPATENLINMFPEAFFAAAALRIALTALIAYALLGIVAWQTSKRLPPGVRR; encoded by the coding sequence TTGCGCGTCTTAACACCCGCCCTCGGCGTTCTTCTCGCGGTCTGTACATTGCTGTTGTGCGTAACACTGGCCCTACATTGGGTAACCTTCGACCTAGATTTCTATGAGAGCAAGTACGAGTGGTTGGCAGTGCCTGAGAGTTTGCAGGTAGATATGCCTACACTGATGGGGTATACCCGGGCTTTACTCGACTACCTGGCCGGGCACAGGGACACGCCAAATGTGGAGGCTACCGTGCGCGGGCGTAGCGGGCCGCTCTACGGCGAGCGTGAACTGCTGCACTTAGTTGATGTGCGAAACCTCTATGCCTTGAGTTGGCAGGTGCGCAATCTGAGTCTAATCGCAGCGCTGTGTGTCGTCTACGTAGCGTACAAGGGCAGACACCTAGTACGCCTACTGCGGGCTTACGCCAAAGCGTCTGCCGCCGTAATTATTGGGCTCTTAGGGTTAACGGGCCTAGCCATCTTAGATTTTCCGCGCTATTTCACCTGGTTTCACCTTATATCGTTCGACAACGACCTATGGCTACTAGACCCGGCCACCGAGAACCTCATCAACATGTTCCCGGAAGCCTTTTTTGCCGCCGCCGCTCTGCGCATAGCCCTAACTGCGCTCATCGCCTATGCTTTGCTTGGCATCGTGGCCTGGCAGACAAGCAAAAGGCTACCTCCGGGAGTCCGGAGGTAG
- a CDS encoding small, acid-soluble spore protein, alpha/beta type, translating into MKPKQTKKEAVVTALARLKLEIAEEIGLLPKVREVGWAGLSAAEAGYLGGVMSKRLRERGLTKEHLK; encoded by the coding sequence GTGAAGCCCAAGCAAACTAAGAAGGAAGCAGTCGTCACGGCATTAGCTCGTTTGAAACTAGAAATTGCCGAAGAAATAGGTCTGCTACCTAAGGTGCGGGAGGTGGGGTGGGCGGGACTCAGCGCAGCCGAAGCAGGCTACTTAGGCGGGGTGATGAGCAAACGCTTGCGCGAGCGTGGCTTAACCAAAGAGCACCTAAAGTAA
- a CDS encoding DUF401 family protein yields the protein MTAVAVLGIVVAFIAIVMLVQRKVQVGLALLIGALIVGLSSGKGLGTLFSIGIESLVDPNSVQLILTLGMISLLGHVMQEGGVLAKMVALLQVTLRSTKLTIMLVPSLIGTLIVAGGAIMSAPTVEKLGGELELSRERMAAINLLFRHAWFFVYPLIPAFILITNMTGLPLSRLLAWQLPLTVTLLAAGYFTYLRGVPDIIPSSPRPTRRDFWHLLWYTSPIWISLLLTVAGGLSFPVALLVGVILALFLGDSGLEHYPRMLYRGLNASMIGAGVGIVIFQGVMSRVETLPLLINRLLETGLPVSVLYVVLPFFAGMISASNTSALGLTLPLLVPAMQATDTVLLGTVVAYTSSFLGYFGSPLHLCQVATTTHFKCQVLPLYREYRWPAAAVIATLVVLGVVM from the coding sequence ATGACGGCAGTGGCTGTATTGGGCATAGTGGTGGCCTTTATTGCTATCGTGATGCTGGTGCAACGCAAAGTGCAAGTAGGGCTGGCGCTACTTATTGGAGCGTTAATAGTAGGACTTAGTTCCGGCAAAGGACTAGGGACGCTTTTTAGCATTGGGATAGAGTCGCTTGTCGACCCGAACTCCGTGCAGCTTATCCTGACTCTAGGCATGATTAGCCTCTTAGGCCACGTCATGCAAGAGGGCGGAGTCTTGGCTAAAATGGTTGCCCTCCTCCAGGTGACCTTGCGCAGCACCAAACTGACTATTATGCTAGTGCCCTCTCTGATTGGCACGCTAATAGTCGCCGGCGGGGCGATTATGTCTGCTCCGACGGTAGAAAAGCTAGGCGGGGAGCTCGAACTATCGCGCGAGCGCATGGCCGCAATTAATCTCTTGTTTCGCCACGCGTGGTTTTTTGTCTACCCGTTAATCCCTGCGTTTATCCTCATAACTAATATGACTGGGTTGCCCTTGTCGCGCCTCCTCGCGTGGCAGTTACCTTTGACTGTCACATTACTGGCGGCAGGGTATTTCACTTATCTGCGGGGCGTGCCCGATATAATTCCCAGTTCGCCTCGCCCAACCCGACGGGATTTTTGGCACCTGCTCTGGTACACCAGCCCGATTTGGATAAGTCTTCTCCTCACCGTGGCCGGCGGCCTGTCATTTCCTGTCGCACTCCTTGTCGGAGTCATCCTGGCGCTCTTCTTGGGAGATTCAGGCCTAGAGCACTACCCGCGCATGCTCTACCGCGGGCTTAATGCTTCGATGATTGGCGCAGGCGTAGGCATTGTGATTTTCCAAGGCGTGATGAGCCGCGTTGAGACGCTGCCGCTCCTGATTAATCGCCTGCTAGAGACGGGGCTCCCCGTGTCTGTGCTCTACGTCGTCTTGCCGTTCTTTGCTGGCATGATCTCAGCTTCGAATACTTCTGCCCTGGGCTTAACCCTGCCACTCTTGGTTCCTGCCATGCAGGCTACGGACACCGTGCTTTTGGGTACCGTTGTGGCCTACACTTCGTCTTTTCTCGGTTACTTTGGCTCCCCGCTCCACCTGTGTCAAGTGGCGACCACTACGCACTTTAAATGCCAGGTGCTACCGCTCTACCGCGAATATCGCTGGCCGGCAGCGGCAGTGATAGCCACGCTGGTGGTGCTCGGAGTAGTGATGTAG
- a CDS encoding CPBP family intramembrane metalloprotease: MSFVPMLLVSLMYIGVSGCEVPIKWSPFREFLRGHSVALGVLLVHRSISYGVASTIYQLSPDPYYRVLMVMWHMALPIGMFAYYTSAKRRANFPNFALIGLLFLATYVVETHALFTIVSQHDVGWISTREDEGGLGATLANQVVYAMLVYALVSVGEELLFRVTLFEVFQKIFRLKEAAIVLGTGVIFGALHILPYFRTEVELLRVATLYNVATTTLLGLILGLIYARHRDLLLITFLHWWVGVMNIGGRLMAGLLYLWLS; encoded by the coding sequence GTGTCTTTTGTGCCGATGCTGCTTGTTTCTCTCATGTACATCGGGGTCTCTGGATGTGAAGTGCCTATAAAGTGGAGCCCTTTTAGGGAGTTTTTGAGGGGGCATAGCGTCGCGCTAGGTGTGTTGTTGGTCCACCGTAGTATTAGTTATGGCGTAGCGTCGACGATTTACCAGCTGTCTCCCGATCCCTACTATCGGGTGCTCATGGTCATGTGGCATATGGCTCTCCCCATCGGAATGTTTGCATACTACACGTCAGCCAAGCGGCGGGCGAATTTCCCCAATTTTGCCTTGATTGGTCTGCTGTTTTTGGCAACGTACGTCGTCGAAACACACGCCCTGTTCACGATCGTCAGCCAGCACGATGTTGGCTGGATCAGCACGCGCGAAGACGAGGGTGGTCTAGGGGCAACGTTAGCTAACCAAGTTGTTTATGCCATGCTCGTATATGCACTGGTCAGTGTTGGCGAGGAGCTGCTCTTCAGGGTTACCCTGTTTGAAGTGTTTCAGAAGATCTTCCGTTTGAAGGAGGCTGCTATAGTCTTAGGGACAGGCGTCATCTTTGGCGCTCTGCATATCTTGCCGTATTTTAGGACAGAGGTTGAACTACTCAGGGTTGCCACATTGTACAATGTCGCAACCACAACCCTCTTGGGGCTAATTTTGGGCCTCATCTACGCTCGGCACAGGGACTTGCTCCTCATTACTTTCCTTCACTGGTGGGTGGGGGTCATGAACATCGGCGGGCGTCTAATGGCAGGCTTGCTGTACCTATGGCTTTCATAA